Proteins from a single region of Vicinamibacteria bacterium:
- a CDS encoding DUF6544 family protein, which translates to MLRRWLFVSLIVVHGLILALGFTKAFGLTDAPQLVQGISKPWGVAWLGAAGLTLVTAVLFASSCHAWWAVGLGAVALSQVVIASSWEDAKLGTLANALILAGIAYRFASSGPRSFLARYRAAVEKRLAQPMAPPLVTESDLVPLPDPVERYLRQAGVVGQPRVHHFEATWRGRIRRGVGDPWMTFTAEQYNFPGEPARFFLMKATRGGLPVDVYHAFRDRSASMSVKLVSLVPMVDAVGPEMDRAETVTLFNDLCLLAPAELVDPAVRWTPIDERSARANYTIGSNTISAVLSFNEKGELVDFVSDDRLAASADGKQFTPCRWSTPVGEYRSFGPLRVFTRGEARWHPPEGDFAYLEIELVHFEVNAPRREPRART; encoded by the coding sequence GTGCTCAGACGATGGCTGTTCGTCTCTCTGATCGTTGTGCATGGGCTCATCCTTGCTCTCGGTTTCACCAAGGCGTTCGGGCTCACCGATGCTCCTCAGCTCGTGCAGGGCATTTCCAAGCCTTGGGGGGTCGCCTGGCTTGGGGCGGCCGGGTTGACGCTCGTCACCGCCGTGCTATTCGCATCGTCGTGCCACGCCTGGTGGGCCGTCGGTCTCGGCGCCGTCGCTTTGTCGCAGGTCGTCATCGCGTCTTCTTGGGAGGACGCGAAGCTCGGCACCCTTGCCAACGCTCTGATCCTCGCAGGCATCGCCTATCGCTTCGCTTCTTCCGGTCCCAGGAGCTTTCTCGCGCGTTACCGCGCCGCGGTGGAGAAGCGCCTGGCCCAACCCATGGCGCCGCCGCTCGTGACGGAATCGGATCTGGTTCCCCTGCCGGATCCCGTTGAGCGCTACCTCCGGCAGGCGGGAGTGGTCGGACAGCCGCGGGTGCACCATTTCGAGGCGACCTGGCGCGGGCGGATTCGCCGCGGAGTCGGCGACCCGTGGATGACCTTTACCGCCGAGCAGTACAATTTTCCCGGCGAGCCGGCCCGCTTCTTCCTGATGAAGGCCACGCGCGGTGGTCTTCCGGTCGACGTCTATCACGCTTTTCGGGATCGCTCCGCCAGCATGAGCGTGAAGCTCGTTTCGCTCGTGCCGATGGTGGATGCCGTCGGTCCGGAGATGGACCGGGCGGAGACCGTCACGTTGTTCAACGACCTCTGCCTGCTGGCGCCGGCGGAGCTCGTCGATCCCGCCGTTCGCTGGACGCCAATCGATGAGCGGTCGGCACGGGCGAACTACACCATTGGCTCCAACACGATCAGCGCCGTGCTGTCGTTCAACGAGAAAGGGGAGCTCGTGGACTTCGTCTCCGACGACCGTCTCGCGGCCTCGGCGGATGGCAAGCAATTCACCCCTTGCCGCTGGTCCACGCCGGTCGGCGAGTACCGGAGCTTCGGGCCGTTGCGCGTCTTCACGCGCGGTGAAGCGCGCTGGCACCCGCCGGAAGGCGATTTCGCCTATCTCGAGATCGAGTTGGTCCACTTCGAGGTGAACGCGCCTCGGCGTGAGCCACGAGCCCGCACGTAA